One Burkholderia sp. 9120 genomic window, AAACCAATCTCCGAGATATGCATCTCGACCATCTGTTGACGGTAATCGGTGCCGCGTCCCGCATGGAAACGTCCGCGACTGGGGCGCTCGTTCGTGTGCAGGATCTGCTCGATGGTCTGAATGGTTTCTTCGGCGAGGTGATCGAGTTTCAGGAACACGGGGCCGTTGCCGCTTTGCAGTTCCTGGTAAAACTCCCACATCATCTGACCGCTCCAGTAGTCGCATTCAATGAAGCGTTCGCCCTTGCCGTTGGCCGTGAACCCACCCAGCGGGCCGGTCACGTAAGCACACGCAGGGCCGTTATAGTCCTTGATCAACGGGTTGATCTGGAAGCATTCGAGGTTCGCGAGCGCGGCGCCCGCGTGATAGGCCATCGCATAGCCGTCGCCGGCATTGGTGGGGTTTTCATAAGTGCCCATCAGATAGCCGGACGCGGGCAGGCCGAGTCGTCCGGCCGCGCCGCACGACAGGATCACCGCCTTGGCGCGCACCACGTAGAAATCCGCGGTACGGCAGTCGAAACCGAGCACGCCGCACACGTTGCCCTGCGCGTCCTTGAGCAGACGCGTGGCGACGATACGGTTCGTGATCGCCACCCGCGCGCGCTTCAATTGCCGGTACAGCACCTTCTTGATGTCGTGGCCTTCGGGCATGGGCAGCACGTACGATCCCATGTGATGCACTTTCTTCACCGCATAGTCGCCGGTGCCGTCCTTCTCGAACTTCACGCCCCAGCGATCCAGTTCCTCGATGGTCTTGAAGCTGTGTTTCGCGTACGCATAGACCGCTTCCTGATCGACGATACCGTCGTTGGCGATCGTGATTTCGCGTGTGTATTGCTCGGGCGTCGCGTGGCCGGGAATCACCGCGTTGTTCAGGCCGTCCATGCCCATCGAAATCGCGCCGCTGCGCTTGACGTGTGCTTTTTCCAGCAGCAGCACCTTGAGGCCGGGATTCGCTTCCTTCGCCTTGACGGCGGCCATCGGGCCCGCCGTGCCGCCGCCGACGATCACGATGTCGTAGTCGAGTACATGGGTAATCATGGTGCTGTCCTGGTTGCGTCGGGTTTGACCGTGTGGTCGGCGCCGGCCGTCCTGTCCCGGTCGACCCGCAGCCGGTACTGGAACGCGTCGCCGCGAAAGTAGAGGTGCTCGTAGTCAATCGGCGCGCCGTCGGCGTCGTGGGTCAGACGGTCGATGCGCAACACGGGCCCACCTGGTTCAACACGTAACGCGTCGGCGATTTCGTCGTCGGCGAGCATCGCGTCGATCGCGATGTCGGCATGACCGAGCGGCATGCCGCAGTCGTTTTCGAGGATCAGGAAGATGTCGCGCGTGACCAGGTCCGCGTTCGCGAGGCGCTTGCCGAGTGCTTCCGGCAGCCACGTCAGTTCGAGCGACACCGGCTCCCGATCGAGCAAACGCACGCGATGAATTTCGACAACCGGCGCGCCTTCGTCGAGCTTCAGCCGCGCGGCGACCTGGCGATTGGCCTCGACCACACGAAAGCTGCGCAACCGGTTGACGATCTCGTGGCCCATCGACGACATCGCTTCGGCGAAGCCTTGCAGCGAACTCACGTTCTGAAACGCCCTGGGCTTGGAAACGAAGGTGCCTTTGCCATGCAGCTTGAACAGCAAGCCTTCTTTCTGCAGATCGCCGAGCGCCTGGCGCACGGTGATGCGGCTCACGCCGAACATCGCGCAGAGCTCGTGTTCGGACGGCATCTGGCTATGCGGCGCGTAACTGCCGTCGAGGATGCGTGTGCGTAGCGTTTCCTTGATCTGCGCGTAGAGCGGCAGAGGCGAGGGCGAAGCAAACTGGGGGAGCGGGCTAGACAGCGAGTTCGTCATGGTTCAACTTGTTATGACAAGATGAGTCGCAGTCTAGTGAGCGGATTGGGCGGATCAAACCAACTATTTCTGCTATCGATCTGCGCAATCGTGCAAGCGGCGCGCGCGTTCCTTTCCGATGCGCTGATGGGAATCCAAATGCGCAATGCCAGGTTCACGGATAGTCGGGATTCCGGTAACGTGTCCCACTCCCGGTCGTTCATGGAGCCCCGATGACTACCTTGCACAACGAAATCGATCTGGATGCCGATGGACGTCACGTCGGCTATCTGCGCCTGCCGCATTCGGTGCACCGTTCCGCGTACGGCTGGATCCCGATTCCGATCGCCTCGGTGCGCAACGGCGAAGGCCCCGTCGTGCTGCTGATGGGCGGCAATCACGGCGATGAATACGAAGGTCAGGTTTTAGTCTCCAGCCTGATTCGCGACATCGAGCCACAGTGGGTGCGCGGCCAACTGATCTTCCTGCCGATGGCGAATTTCCCCGCCGCAGCGGCGGGTCTGAGAACCTCGCCGCTCGACGGCGGCAATCTGAACCGCAGTTTCCCCGGCGATCCGCAAGGCACGCCGACGGCAGCGATCGCCGACTACATCGAGAACACGTTGCTGACTCGCGCGCAGTATCTGATCGACCTGCATTCGGGCGGCAGTTCGCTGCTCTACGACGGCGCGAATATGCTTGCGATCGAACCGCGTGACCCCGAAGAAGAGCAACGCCTCAAAGCCTTGCTCGCCGCGTTCGGGTTGCCGCGGGCGTTTCTGCATCGGCCGAATCCGGTTCATTCGGCCAGCGCGGCACGGCGGCAGGGCGCGCTGTCGATCCTCGCGGAACTCGGCGGTGGCGGCACCGTGCAGGCGAGACTGTTGCGCGAAGCACGGCAAGGGCTGCTGCATCTGCTCGGCTTTATCGGTCTGCTGAGCGGGCCGCTCGTACCGGACGCGCCGCCGTCGCAAACGCGTTTCTTCAGCGTGTCCGGCTCGCGCCATTATGTCTACGCCTACGATCGCGGTGTCTATGAGCCGCTCGTCGAACTCGGCGATCAGGTCGTGGCAGGGCAGCCCGCGGCACGTATTCATTTCCCCGACACGCCGTTGCGCGAACCCGTCACGACGTTTTTTGCGGGAGCCGGGCAGGTGGTCTGCAAACGCGTGCCCGCCGCGGTGGAGCGCGGCGACTGTCTGTTCCATCTCGCCGAACCGGTTTGAAGCCGGGCAGACATTCGTTCACCGGCGTTATCCTGGAGAAACGCGCGTTTCATTTGCAATAACCGGCATCCGAACGCGCGATTTCTGAATTCCCATCTTTCTCTAATGGCTAAATCTCGCCGCTATAGCGCGAATAACGACGCCAATAAAACTCCATTAATCATGGAATAACCATTCGCTAAATGTTTGGTTCATTCCGCATTACCGGCCTGTTATCTTGTTTCCAGTTCGACAGCATTCGAAGTCGGACAGGATAAAGATCCACCGGACAATCGACCGGCGTCCGCGCCATCCCCGCATCTATCATGACCTACGAGATTATCGATACCACACCGCTCGATCCCATCGCCCAACCGCTATTGGCCGCGTTGGAGATCGAATACACGACGCGTTATCGCGAGTTCCGCAAAGACAGCGCCGCGTCGGTGAGTGAAGAGATGTTGCGTTATCCGGCCGAACTGTTCGCGCCGCCGGAGGGCGCCTTTATCGTGATCCAGCGCGACGGGCGGACGGTCGGCGGCGGTGCGTTCAAGCGCTACGACACGGACACGGCGGAACTCAAGCGGATCTGGACCCACGAGAGCGAACGTCGCCAGGGACTCGCTCGCCGCGTCGTGGAGGAACTCGAAAAGCGCGCGTTACGCCAGGGCTATCGCCGCGTTTACCTGACCACGGGTTTCAGGCAGCCGGAAGCGGCTGGGCTCTATGCGAGCACGGGCTACGAAGCGCTGTTCGATCGCTCGATCGCGCCGGAGATTCATTTCCGGCTGCCGTTCGGCAAGGACTTGCTGGCGCCGGGCCGCCTCGAATCGCTCAGCGATCTGCGCCGCGCCGAGCCGCTCGGTCAACGGTCGTAGCGCGAGACTCCCGGCTTGCCCAAGAGCTGGAAACGGCAGTTGGAACACTAGCTGGACCGTGAGGGCAGCGATCGCTGCCTGGCGGGAATTCGCTTTCCATCGTTTTCATCACCACGTTACTGCCTTGCGCACGGCTGCGATCAGCCGGTGTGCCGGCGCCCTTCGTCCATACAAAACGGAACAGTCGATGCGCGGGACAAACAGCAAGCATCGGGCGACTCAGCCCGTCATGGAGGTTCGCAGGACCATGCTGTCGATGGCCGTGCTGGCGGTCGCCTGCAACGGCACGGCATGGGCGCAGGGTGCGCCTGCGTCGGGCGCCGTGGCCAACAGCGTCAACACCGTGCAGCAGGACACGGTCGTCGTCACCGGCACGCGCACCGATACCAAAGCGAGCCAAAGCCTGACGCCGGTCGACGTGATCAGCGGCGCGCAATTGCGCTCCACCGGCCAGAACAATCTGCGCGACGCGCTGGTCCAGTTGTCGCCGTCGATCTCGCGCGAAACCTACGCAGGCGACGCCGCGTTGCTCACCGACGCGCTGACGCTGCACGGCCTGAGCCCCGACCACGTGCTCGTGCTGGTGAACGGCAAGCGCCGCCACACCACGGCGAATATCGCGCTCGACGGTGGCCTCAACCAGGGCTCGACCGGCGTCGATATCGACATGATTCCGGTCGGGCTGATCGATCACATCGAAGTGCTGCGCGACGGCGCGGCGGCGCAATACGGCTCGGACGCGATCGCGGGCGTCATCAACGTCATCCTGAAGCGGAGTTCGCATGGCGGCGAGTTGCAGACCACCAACGGCCAGACCTACGCGGGCGACGGCTTCAAAAACGGCGAAACGGCCACCATTGGCCTGAATCTCGGCGGTAACGGCTTTCTGGATCTGAGCGCGGACTACAACCGTCAGAACCATACGGTACGCACCGGCCCCGACGACTATTTCGGCTCGTTCAAGCCGGGGCACGGCTACTACAACCCGATTGAAGGCGACCCGGCCAGCACGCGCGAAGCGGTCGGCTACAACGCCGGCTACTACGTCGGCGACGACGTCGAGTTGTACGGCTTCGGCACCTACGCGCACCGCAATGCGCAGGCGTATCAGAACTACCGTCCGCCTGGCGTGCTGCCGCAAATCTACCCGAACGGTTTCGTGCCGACCGAGACGGTCAACGAAAACGACTTCTCGGTGACTACCGGTATCAAAGGTCAGAACCTGTTCGGCTGGTCGTGGGATCTGAGTTCGACCTACGGCGGCGACCACGATGTTATCGGCATGACGAACTCGGCGAACACGGGGCTGTTCGCAAGCCAGGGCTATACCCCGACCAGTTTCCATCTGGCGACGGTCAGCAACACGCAGTTGACCAACAACCTCGATTTCTCGCGCGCGTTCCAGTTGCCGGTGCTGCCGGCGCCGGTGACCGTGTCGTGGGGCGTCGAGCAGCGCCGCGAGACGTACACGGTGGGGGCGGGCGATCCCGCTTCGTATCTGGACGGCGGCTCGCAGGCGTTGCCGGGTCTCGCGCCCGTCAGCGCGAGCGACAACTCGCGCAACGTGGTCGCCACGTATATCGATCTGTCCACACATCTCACGCCGAAATGGACCGTCGATCTGGCCGGACGCTTCGAGCATTACAGCGACGTGGGCAACACGACCAACGGCAAGTTCTCGACGCGCTACGACTTCACGCCGGCATTCGCCGTGCGCGGCAGCGTCAGCACGGGTTTTCGCGCGCCGTCGCTGGCCGAGGAGTACTACAGCAACATCAACGAATCGCCGGCCTCGGTCGAGGGCCTGCTGGCGGCCAACTCGGGCGCGGCCCGACTGATCGGCGCCGCGCCGCTGAAGTCGGAGAAGTCGACCAACTACAACCTCGGCTTCGTGCTGACGCCGGTCAAGGGCCTGCACCTGGCGCTCGACACGTACCAGATCGATATCCGCAACCGTATCGTCGAAGGCGGGACCGCGTCGGGCGCGGCCGCGATCGCCGCGATGCAGGCCGCGGGGTTGTCGGTGCCGAGTTCAATTCCGGCCTCGGCGGTGTCGGCGAGCTACTTCACCAACGGCGCGAACACCCGCACGCGCGGGCTCGATCTGACCGGCACCTATCACACGGGTTTCGGCGCGTTCGGGCAGGTGGACTGGGACCTCGGCGTGAACATCAACACGACGTCGGTCACGCATATCGCAACCGGTGCGAATGGCGGGCCCGAACTCAACGCGCAGCAGATCGCGTGGCTGAGCACGTCGACGCCGAAGAACAAGATCATCGTCGGCGGTACGTGGCATCTCGACAAGTGGGGCGTCAGCCTGCACGAGACCCGTTTCGGCTCGACGTCGAGCGAGGAAACCTACATTGTCGGGCCGAATGCATTTTCGACGACACAGTTCCTTCACTTCGAGAATGCGGCGCGCTATATCACCGACGTCGAAGTCCGCTACGACGTGACGAAGAAATTCCAGATCGCGTTGGGCGCGAACAATCTGTTCGATGTGTATCCGACCAGGCTGCCTTACGTCGCGCAACTCGAAGGCGCGCAATACGATTCGTTCGCGTCGACGACCGGCGTGAACGGCGGGTTCTATTACGCGCGCGCCCGCTACCTGTTCTGACGATTTGCTGATATGCAAAGAAAAATTTGCTCGAACGGAATCGGGCGCGGATGACCATAATGGATCAACGGTTTCGTTCGCCGCGTTCGGCTCGTTCGGCGCTTCGTTTGGCTTATTCCCCACAACTTATCCCCATGTACCTGGCGGTACACCAGGAGGGCTCACTGTGTCCTATTCACTTTCGATTCTCGACAAGAGTCCCATCGCCGACGGTAAAACGGCCCACGACGCGCTGCGTTTCACGGTGCGTCTCGCGCAGCGCGCGGAGGCGTTGGGCTACAAGCGTTACTGGATCGCCGAGCATCACGGCGCGCCTGGTCTCGCGAGTTCCGCGCCGGAAATCGTCGTCTCGCATCTGCTCGCGCATACATCGCGCATTCGCGTCGGCTCGGGCGGCGTGATGCTTCAGCATTACAGCCCGTTCAAGGTGGCCGAATCGTTTCGCGTACTCGCTGCGCTGGCGCCGGGGCGTGTCGATCTCGGCGTCGGCAAGGCGCCGGGTGGACTGCCGCTGACCACGCGCGCGCTGCAGTGGTTTCACGACAAGGCGAAGAAGCCCGACTTCGCGCATCAGCTCGCCGAACTCGACGCGTTCCTGAAGTGGGGCGTGGCCGAAGATCATCCGCTGGCCGGCGCGGTGGCGCTGCCCACACCGCCTGAGCCGCCGCAGCGCGTGTTGCTGGGCGGCAGTCCCGAGAGCGCGGCGCTCGCCGCGCAGCACGACTGGCAGTACTGCTACGCCGGCCATTTCAATGGCGACGAGGCCAACATCGAGCGTTCGTTCGACGCCTACCGCAGCGCGACGGGCCGCACGCCGTTGCTCGCGGTGTATGCGTTCGCGGCGGAGTCGAAGGCCGAGGCACAGCGTCAGGTCGGCGCACTGCGGGTGTTCAAGGTGCGCCTCGCCGGTGGACAGACCGTGAACCTGCCGAGCCCGGAAGCGGCGGCGGAATTCGCGCGGCAAATCGGCGTGACCGACTTCCGGCTCAACGAACTGCGGCCGCATGTGATCACCGGCACGCCCGATGAAGTCCGCGGCGAACTCGACGCGTTGCACGAACGCTTCGGGATCGAGGAATTCGTGATCGACACCCCGGTGACGGATTACGCGTTGCGGCTCGCATCGGTTGAAGCACTCGCCGCAACGCGGCAACCCGCCAGCGTTTAATCGCATCCCGCTTCTCCCCATTCCCCCTTTGACGGACCCGACCATGACTCAGCGAAACCTCACTTTCGGCATCATGCTGCACGGCGCAGGCGGCCACATGAATTCGTGGAAACATCCCGCCGGTCCCGCGGACGCCAGCGTCAACCTCGACTTCATCACCGGTATCGCGCAGAAGGCCGAAGCCAACGGCGTGGCGTTCGCGTTCGTAGCCGACGGCCTGTATATCAACGAGAAGTCGATCCCGCATTTCCTGAACCGCTTCGAGCCGATCTCGGTCCTGTCGGCGCTCGCGACCGCGACCTCGAAGATCGGGCTGGCCGGCACGCTGTCGACGTCGTACAGCCATCCGTTTACGGTGGCGCGGCAATTCGCGTCGCTTGATCTGATCAGCGGCGGGCGGGCCGGATGGAATGTCGTGACGTCGCCGCTCGAAGGGTCGGCGAAGAACTACGGCGGCGAGCATCCCGATCACGAACTGCGCTACGAGATCGCCGACGAATATCTCGACGTCGTGCAGGGCCTGTGGGATAGCTGGGATGACGACGCGTTCGTGCGCGAGCGCGACAGCGGCCGTTTCTTCGAGCGCGACAAGCTGCATACGCTCGATTACAAAGGGCGCTTTTTCCAGGTCGCCGGGCCGCTGAATATTCAGCGCTCGCCGCAAGGTCAGCCGGTGATTTTCCAGGCGGGCTCGTCGGATTCGGGGATCGCGCTGGCCGGTAAATACGCGGACGCGGTGTTTACGCATTCGCCGTCGCTGGAGGAAACCAAAGCTTTCGCGCAACAGGTACGGCAAAGCGCGGTCCTGCATGGCCGTGCGGCGGACGACGTGAAGATCTTCCCGGGCATCGGCCCGATCGTCGGCGCGACGGTGGAGGAAGCCGAGGCGAAGTATCGCGTGATCCGCGACCTGCTGACCGTGGACGATGCGCTCGCCTATCTGGGCCGCTTCTTCGAACACCACGACTTCACGCGATACGAGCTCGACGCGCCGTTCCCCGAACTGGGCGAACTCGGCGCGAACAGTTTCCGTTCGACGACCGACCGCATCAAGACCGAAGCGAAGCGCAAGGGCTCGACGCTGCGCGAGGTCGCGCTCGAAGTCGCGACGCCGAAGTCGCAATTCATCGGCACGGGCGAGCAGATCGCCGACGAACTGATCCGCTGGTTCGACGCCGGCGCGGCCGACGGTTTCATTCTCGGCTTTCCGGTGCAGGCCGAAGGGCTCGACGATTTCGTGCGCTACGTGATTCCGGCACTGGAGGCACGCGGCCGCTATAGCCGCACCTTGGCCGGCACGACGCTGCGCGATCACCTGGGTCTGCCGCGCCGCGAAAGCCGCTACGCGGCCGCGGAAACGGCATGAACCACGACGGTTTGCAACGCAGGAGGGCAACATCATGAGCGACACCACCACGCCGTTTGCCGGGTCCGTCCACTCGGGCCAGCTACCGGACACCACCGAGCGGCACGAGTACGCGCACTACCGGATCGTGCCCACGCGGCATCACGCGCGCACCGCCGGCACGGTGCTGGCCATCGTGCTGATCGGGCTCGTCCTGAACTCGGTGCTGGGCAATCCGCGCTGGGGCTGGGGCGTGTTCTCGGCGTGGTTTTTCGCGGAACCGGTGCTCTCGGGCCTTGGACGCACGCTGGTGCTGACGGCGCTCGGTGCGCTGTTCGGCTTCGCACTGGCGACGCCGCTCGCGCTTGCGCGTGTGTCCGGTTCGCCGTTGCTCGCCAGTTGCGCGTGGGCGTTCATCTGGCTGTTCCGCTCGATTCCGCTGATCGTGCTGCTGCTACTGCTGAACAACCTGGGTTATCTGTACGAGACCATCTGGATCGGCGTGCCGTTCACGCATATCGCGCTGCTGAATGAGTCGACCACCGATCTGATCAGCCCGTTCTTCGCGGCCGTGCTCGGGCTCACGCTGAATCACGCGGCGTTCGCGGCCGAAGCGATTCGCGGCGGGCTGCTGTCGGTCGATCACGGGCAGCGTGAAGCGGCCGCCGCGCTTGGCTTGCCGGGTGGACGGCAGGTGCGGCGCATCGTGCTGCCGCAGGCCATGCGCGCGATCCTGCCGACCGCGTTCAACGATGTGATTGGTCTCGCGAAAGGCACGTCGGTCGTGTATATCCTCGCGATGCCGGATCTGTTCTACACGGTGCAGATCGTCTATCACCGCAACCTGGAAGTCATTCCGCTGCTGATGGTCGCCACCGTCTGGTATCTGATCATTCTGACCGTGCTGTCGGCGATTCAGGTGCATATCGAGCGGTATTTCGCGCGTGGCGCGACACGCGACCAGGTGGCGGTGTCGCCGTTGAGCGCGCTGTTTGGGCGCTGGCTCGGTGCGCGCGGCAGCGCGCGGGCGGAACGCCTGGCGCAACGGGATGCGCAACCGCGTGCGGTGAACACGGCGAGTACGGCATGCCCATCTGACACGGCGGCAGTGGAAGCGGCGGGCTGGGCGCAGCGGCGAATCGGCGGCCGGGTCGGCATTCACAACCTGTCGAAGAGCTTCGGCGCGCTGAAGGTGCTCGATGACATCTCGCTGTCGTTCGCGTCGGGAAGCGTCACGGTGATCCTCGGACAGTCGGGCTCGGGCAAATCGACGCTGCTGCGCACGATCAACCATCTCGAACGCGTCGACGATGGGTTTATCGATATCGACGGTGAACTGGTCGGGTATCGGCGCGATGGCCGCACGCTCTACGAACTCAAGGAAAAAGATATCTTGCGACGACGGCGCGCTGACGTCGGCATGGTGTTTCAGAGCTTCAATCTGTTCCCGCATCTGAACGTGCTCGGCAACGTGATCGAAGCGCCGCTCGCGGCGGGCGTGCCGCGTGCGCAAGCCGAGGCGGAAGCGCGCGCATTGCTCGCGCGCGTGGGACTCGCCGACAAGGCCGACGCGTGGCCGCGCCAGTTGTCCGGCGGTCAGCAGCAACGCGTGGCGATTGCCCGCGCGCTGGCGCTGAAGCCGAAAGTACTGCTGTTCGACGAGCCGACTTCCGCGCTCGATCCCGAACTCGTCAACGAGGTGCTCGACGTGATCCGCCAGCTCGCGCGCTCCGGCACCACACTAATCATCGTCACGCACGAAATCGGCTTTGCGCGCGAGGTGGCCGACACGATCGTGTTCATGGACGGTGGACGTATCGTCGAATCCGGTCCGCCGTCGAACGTGCTGGGCGACCCGGCTCATCCGCGCACGCGCGAGTTTTTATCGAAGGTACTCTGACCGTATGCGACGACGACAACGACAACTCGACACGCAGAATCCGAATCCATCGCTCAAGCTACGCCGTACGTTCCTGCTTGAGCTAACCGCGCTGGCCGCAATGCCGCTCGCGTGGCATGCCGGTATCGCGCAGGCCGCCGCGCAGTCTTTCGACTTCAGCGCGGAGCAGAAAGGCCGCGTGCGCGCACCGAAAGACGCCGAAGCGCTAAAGGCCGCCGCAAGCTACCGCTTCGTCACGCCCGGCGTGTTCACCGTGGCGGTCGCGCCGGCCGCGCCGCCTATCGCCACTTATGCGACCGATGCGCACAGCGTGGTGGGCGCCGATCCCGACTACGCTCAACTGCTGGCCGACGCGCTCGGCCTGCGGCTTCAACTGGTGCCGGTCGCGTGGGCCGACTGGCCGCTCGGTCTGACGTCGGGCCGCTACGACGCGGTGATTTCGAACGTCGGCGTGACCGAGGGGCGCAAGAAGAAGTTCGACTTCACCACCTACCGGCTCGGTCTGCACGGCTTCTATGTGCGCAACGACAGCCCGATCAAAGCGATTCGCGAGCCGCGCGATATCGCGGGTTTGCGGATCGTCACCGGCTCCGGGACGATTCAGGAGCACATCCTCCTCGAATGGAGCCGGCGCAACGTCGCGCAAGGCCTGAAGGCGGCCACGCTGCAGTACTACGACGACGACCCCGCGTCGGGACGGCTCGCGCTGCTGTCGCGACGCGTGGACGCGATCTTCAATCCGGATGCGCAACTGGCCTACGAGGCCGCGACGCAAGGGCAGACCCGGCGCGTCGGCACGGTCAACGCGGGCTGGCCGCTCAAGGCCGACGTCGCGATCGCGACGCGCAAAGATAGCGGGCTTGCGTCGGCGCTGACGGCGGCGACCAATCAGTTGATCCACGGCGGGCAGTATCGCGCGGCGTTGACGCGTTGGGGTGTGCAGGCGCAAGCCATCGAGCATTCGGAAACCAATCCGCCGGGGTATCCGGATGCGTGAACCGGGGGGGCGTTGTCCGATATCGGTTTGTCGGCACCGGGCGTTTCAAGCGCGGCATCGACGCAGTTTCAGAACAATAACGAGGTCCACTATGTGCGCGGTTCGCATCGATCATCTCGCTTTCCTGACGCCGGGTAATTATCCCGACGATGCGCCGCTCGCCGGTTTCGAGCGCACGCTCGACCTGTTTCGCGCCGGCGAGTCGCTCGGCTACGACAGCGCGTGGGTACGTCAGCGACATCTGGAGCGCGCGGTGTCGTCCGCCGCGACGTTTCTGGCGGCGGCGAGCCAGCGCACCACGCGTATCGGACTCGGCGCGGCGGTGATCCAGATGGGTTACGAGAATCCGTTCCGGCTGGCCGAAGATCTGGCCACCGTCGACGTGCTGTCGCACGGCCGCCTGAATATCGGCCTGAGCGCGGGCGCGCCGGCGCACGGCATTCTGCTCGGCGAGCGGCTGTTCGATGCCAATCCCGAGTTGATCGATTTTTCGCACGCGCGTGTCGAGCGCTTGCGGCGCAATCTGGCGGGCGAATGGCTCGGCGAGGAAGACAGTTTTGTCGAATCGGCGGCGGGTCGCGTGCGGCCGCGCGTGAGTCCGTATGCACCGGGGCTGACGGATCGGCTCTGGTACGGCGGCGGCTCGCAGCGCTCGATCGAATGGGCCGGCCGCAACGGCTTCAATCTGCTGATCGGCAACATCACGACCGGCGAGGGCACCGACAACTATCGCGACGCGCAGGTGAGCCAGCTCGAAATCTTTCGTTCGCACTGGCGCGAGACGCGCGCGCCGCGCATTGCGCTGGGTCGCGTGATCGTGCCAACGGATGGCGCCGATGCTCGCACCCGGCAGCGCTATCGCGAGTTCGCCGAACCGCGCCACGCGCGCACGCTGGCGCCGCAGGGCGAACGGCGCACGCTGTTCGTGCCCGATCTGGTGGGATCGGCCGATGAAATCGTCGGCCGTTTGCTCGATGACCCGGTGCTCAACCAGGTGAGCGAACTGCGGCTCGAGTTGCCGTATGATTTGCCGTTCGAGAACTATCAGCAGATCCTCGAAGACGTCGTCACGCGAGTCGCCCCCGAACTGGGCTGGCGGCCGGCCGACGCGCCGGGACCGCAACTCACCACACCCGCGGAACTGCCGGTTCGTTACGCGCAGGCAAGGAGATAGGGTATGTCAGCGGTGCTTCCCTCCGTCGCAACAGACGATCAACTCGTCTACGTTTCGGTTCTCGATCCGTTGGCACGTCCGCTGTTCGACGAACTGGCTCAGGAATATGGCAGCCGTTACGCCGGCCTGATCGACGAGCAGGAGATCGCGCAGGAAATGCAGCGCTATCCGGTCGAGGCGTTCGCCGCGCCGGAGGGGGCGTTCGTGCTGGTATTGCGCAATGGCGAAGCGATTGCGGGCGGTGCGTTCATGCGCCATACCGATCCCGGCACCGTCGAATTCAAACGCATCTGGGCGAGCAGCCGGCATCGCCGTCAGGGGCTCGCGCGGCGTGTGCTGACCGAACTGGAAGCGCAGGCCGTGCGGCTGGGCTATACGCGCGTGTTTCTTGGCACGGGGCCGCGTCAGCCTGAAGCGATCGCGCTTTATCGAACCAACGGCTATACGCTGCTGTCGGCGCATGACTTCGGTGAGGATGAGCCGCCGGGGTATCTGTTCGAGAAGGCTTTGCCCGCGTTGCAGGGCGGATAGCGCAAGCGGCCGGGGAATCTAGCCGCGGCCTCAGGTTGAACGCG contains:
- a CDS encoding LLM class flavin-dependent oxidoreductase, producing the protein MSYSLSILDKSPIADGKTAHDALRFTVRLAQRAEALGYKRYWIAEHHGAPGLASSAPEIVVSHLLAHTSRIRVGSGGVMLQHYSPFKVAESFRVLAALAPGRVDLGVGKAPGGLPLTTRALQWFHDKAKKPDFAHQLAELDAFLKWGVAEDHPLAGAVALPTPPEPPQRVLLGGSPESAALAAQHDWQYCYAGHFNGDEANIERSFDAYRSATGRTPLLAVYAFAAESKAEAQRQVGALRVFKVRLAGGQTVNLPSPEAAAEFARQIGVTDFRLNELRPHVITGTPDEVRGELDALHERFGIEEFVIDTPVTDYALRLASVEALAATRQPASV
- a CDS encoding LLM class flavin-dependent oxidoreductase, translating into MTQRNLTFGIMLHGAGGHMNSWKHPAGPADASVNLDFITGIAQKAEANGVAFAFVADGLYINEKSIPHFLNRFEPISVLSALATATSKIGLAGTLSTSYSHPFTVARQFASLDLISGGRAGWNVVTSPLEGSAKNYGGEHPDHELRYEIADEYLDVVQGLWDSWDDDAFVRERDSGRFFERDKLHTLDYKGRFFQVAGPLNIQRSPQGQPVIFQAGSSDSGIALAGKYADAVFTHSPSLEETKAFAQQVRQSAVLHGRAADDVKIFPGIGPIVGATVEEAEAKYRVIRDLLTVDDALAYLGRFFEHHDFTRYELDAPFPELGELGANSFRSTTDRIKTEAKRKGSTLREVALEVATPKSQFIGTGEQIADELIRWFDAGAADGFILGFPVQAEGLDDFVRYVIPALEARGRYSRTLAGTTLRDHLGLPRRESRYAAAETA
- a CDS encoding amino acid ABC transporter permease/ATP-binding protein is translated as MSDTTTPFAGSVHSGQLPDTTERHEYAHYRIVPTRHHARTAGTVLAIVLIGLVLNSVLGNPRWGWGVFSAWFFAEPVLSGLGRTLVLTALGALFGFALATPLALARVSGSPLLASCAWAFIWLFRSIPLIVLLLLLNNLGYLYETIWIGVPFTHIALLNESTTDLISPFFAAVLGLTLNHAAFAAEAIRGGLLSVDHGQREAAAALGLPGGRQVRRIVLPQAMRAILPTAFNDVIGLAKGTSVVYILAMPDLFYTVQIVYHRNLEVIPLLMVATVWYLIILTVLSAIQVHIERYFARGATRDQVAVSPLSALFGRWLGARGSARAERLAQRDAQPRAVNTASTACPSDTAAVEAAGWAQRRIGGRVGIHNLSKSFGALKVLDDISLSFASGSVTVILGQSGSGKSTLLRTINHLERVDDGFIDIDGELVGYRRDGRTLYELKEKDILRRRRADVGMVFQSFNLFPHLNVLGNVIEAPLAAGVPRAQAEAEARALLARVGLADKADAWPRQLSGGQQQRVAIARALALKPKVLLFDEPTSALDPELVNEVLDVIRQLARSGTTLIIVTHEIGFAREVADTIVFMDGGRIVESGPPSNVLGDPAHPRTREFLSKVL
- a CDS encoding ABC transporter substrate-binding protein; the protein is MPLAWHAGIAQAAAQSFDFSAEQKGRVRAPKDAEALKAAASYRFVTPGVFTVAVAPAAPPIATYATDAHSVVGADPDYAQLLADALGLRLQLVPVAWADWPLGLTSGRYDAVISNVGVTEGRKKKFDFTTYRLGLHGFYVRNDSPIKAIREPRDIAGLRIVTGSGTIQEHILLEWSRRNVAQGLKAATLQYYDDDPASGRLALLSRRVDAIFNPDAQLAYEAATQGQTRRVGTVNAGWPLKADVAIATRKDSGLASALTAATNQLIHGGQYRAALTRWGVQAQAIEHSETNPPGYPDA
- a CDS encoding LLM class flavin-dependent oxidoreductase, with the translated sequence MCAVRIDHLAFLTPGNYPDDAPLAGFERTLDLFRAGESLGYDSAWVRQRHLERAVSSAATFLAAASQRTTRIGLGAAVIQMGYENPFRLAEDLATVDVLSHGRLNIGLSAGAPAHGILLGERLFDANPELIDFSHARVERLRRNLAGEWLGEEDSFVESAAGRVRPRVSPYAPGLTDRLWYGGGSQRSIEWAGRNGFNLLIGNITTGEGTDNYRDAQVSQLEIFRSHWRETRAPRIALGRVIVPTDGADARTRQRYREFAEPRHARTLAPQGERRTLFVPDLVGSADEIVGRLLDDPVLNQVSELRLELPYDLPFENYQQILEDVVTRVAPELGWRPADAPGPQLTTPAELPVRYAQARR